The genome window AACAGGGTTGCCGGCGTCCGCCCTTGCAGGCGGTACCCTTGATGCGGGCGCTCCCGATTGTAGAAGCGCAGGTAGGCCTGCAAATCGCGCTCCAACTGCGCGACGCTCGTATAGTACGTCCGGCGGAAGGCGACCCGCCACAACTCGCTCAGGATCGTCCCCTGCAAGCGTTCGACGAAGCCATTGGTCCACGCATGGCGCGGTTTGGTACGGCGATGCTCGATCCCCAGCTCGCGACAGGCGGTCAGGAAGCGTCCATAGGACTCCGGCCCCCCATCGGTCAAGACGGCGCGGACGTGCTGGCCCGCGTGCCGGTAGGTGGGTACCACGCAGGTCCGCAGGAACGCGGTAGGCGGGTGGAAGCGGCGCGTTCGGCTTCAACTTTTGGATTTGCGACGGAAGTGGGGAAACATGGCCTGCCCTGGGGGGGGGGATCGGTGGTCCACACGGGATTCATCTGAGGCGATCCTGGCACATCTGGACGCGTCTTAGATCGAGCCGGGACTGCGCGCCGAGCCGCCCATATGGGCGTGTTCAGACCCGGTGGCTGCTCGCCCGCGGCACGCGCAACAACAGCATCACTGCGCAGACATAGTGCATCGCCGTGTTTGCAGGCATGACAGCCTCGGCGAAAATGGTGCGAACTGGTGCGAACCGATCCATCCCGAGGAGGGGAAGGGCCTGTCGGAACGGGATCACGAGCCCAACGATCGGAATGCCCAACAGAGAGCCGGAGTCGAAAGCGAGTGGGAGCGTCGCGATCAGAAAGCTATCGGTCGTTGCCAGCCCGACCGAGGGCGATGATCCAGAGCGCCAACACCGGGCGTTTCGTGACACGTGTCAGCCCCTCGTAAGTAAGGCCGCCGAGGAGTTCGCCCTCGTCAGAATGGCGAAATGATCAACCGATCAACCCGCTGGGCTTGGCAGCGCTCCTCGGATCGCTCGACATCAGGTCCGATCGTTTGCGCTGCAGCAACAAGCTACGCGATCGCGCTCAAATCGCAATGGCATAGCCGTCGCGTCGTGGGTCCGCTCCGCCCGCGAGCGATCCAGATTCGGCGTCGCGCGCAATCCCGTGAGCACCGCCGAGGGTCCATGACCAGCCCTCATGCTCGTCCAAGAGATTGATCTCATGTCCGCGGGTCGCGAGCGCGCTGCGGATCGCCGCGGGAATTCGTGCCTCGACATCAATAGCCCGCTTTCGTCGTGTGCAGACGCGGGGCGCCTCAATCGCTTCCTGAATGTTCAGATCGAACACGAGATGATTCAAGATCATCTGCGGAGTCGTCTGCAAGATGCCATACGAGCCCGGAGTACCAATGGACAAGGCGAATCGATCATCCCGAAATGCTTGCACGGGCGTCATCATGAGCTCGATCTGCTCCCCGCCCCGGAGATAGTTCGGGCTTTCAGCATCAAGATCCGTCCACGCGAGAAAGTTGTTCAGAAACACGCCTGTTCCCGGGACCATAAATCCCGACCCAAACATGTTGCCAAGGCTCTGCGTCACGTTCACGACCATGTCGGTGTCTGCCGTGGCGAAATGCGTCGTTTCTTCTGCAAGAAGGTCCGGGCGCCCCGGTGGTACCTGCCCGGGCAAGACATCTCGGCTGAATCGCTCGCCGCCGCTTGCACTTGCACGTAGGCGATCCAGGTGCAACCGTCGCTCGCCAGCATAGGCTTTGGTTATCAAACTACGCACCGGCGCTTGTTCCGCGTGCGCATACGCGACCCGATCGCTAGCAGCAAGCTTCGCAGCTTCGATGAACAGGTGCAAGTAATCCGCGGAGTTATGACCAAGTGACTTCAATTCGAACCCTTCAAGGATGTGCAATGTCTCCAAGATCTGCCACCCTGAACACGGTGGCGGTGGAATGATTAGATCGACGCCATCAAAATTGCCCCCGAGTGGCGATTGCCAGTGAGGCTTGTATGCTTCTAGATCCGACTCGCGCAGCCACCCCCCGTGTTGCTCAACACCGTTGGCAATGGCGCGGCCCAGGGGCCCGCCGTACAGCACACCGGCGCCGCCTTCGACGATCTGGCGAAGCGTTCTGGCCATGTCCGCTTGAACGAAAATCGCGCCTGGTCGTGGCGTGCCACCACCACGTACGACCCGCCGGCCTTCATCCGACGCAGCAAGCCGTGGTAGAGCAAGACGGAGAAAGTCGCACGTCCTCAAGCTGAGAGGGAATCCCCGCTCTGCAAGTCGAATGGCCGGCGCGAAGACTTTGTCGCGCGGCATGGTGCCGAATCGCTCCAGGGCGGCGAGCCAGCCGCCAAGTGCACCAGGGGTTAGCGCAGCTTTGGGCCCAACCTGCAGCTCGTCCGCGGCCGTCCGCGCCGGGTCGCTCGCGTGCGGTGCAAACCCGGTAAAGTCCAGAGCTAGTCGTTCGCGCCGCCGCGCAGATGACACAACCATGACACCCGCGCCCCCGAGGCCCGACCGATAGAACTCAACGACATTCAACGCCACCGCCGTTGCGATGGCGGCGTCCATAGCGTTTCCCCCTTCCAGCAACATCTCGGCGCCAGCCATGGACGCGAGGAAGTGCGCCGACGTGACAACGCCGCGGGTACCGCACACGGCAGGCCGATGGGCAGCTCCGTGCGGAAGCATCGCAATCCTCCTGTTCGACCGCCCACTATTAACCCTGCTTTCGTTCCGCTAGCCGACCCTACGACCTAGGGACTAGCCCGTGCCCCCTCCGTAGGCCGAGACAACCTCGCACAAAGAAACTCATCGTTGATACACATGACGGCTATCTCAATCTGCAGCCATATCACATGGAGAAAGATCCCCGGTCTAGTGAATGACTACGCATCGCCACGTACAGGACACATCCGCGATACTGAAGCCGACGCACCACGACTTCGGGGTATTGAAGCCTATGTCAAGTTCAAGCTTCGCCATTCACCCTGACAAGGATTCTTCACCGAAAATAGCATCTCTCGCCGCCGAAGATCGAGAACCAATGCGGTAGCTGTCCAAAACGGCGCCGTCCCAAACCGGCCAATGGCCGGGGCCCGGGTTCCGCGCACCTGCAGCCCATGGACACAGATTGACCCCGTCTGATCCGGACTGCCCGCGTGAGAACCAAGTAGAGCCTTTGCCGATTCAATAAACCGAGGCCCATCGCCATTCTCGAGAACGCCCACCTGCGATTTTAGAAACGCCTCCATCTGTTCTTGGCGCTTGAGGCAGTCGTGAATTATGGAAATACTTGCCTGCTTATCTCGGATTAGCAGCGATGAATTATTGCCACGTCCAGCGTACCCAACCTGTGAGTAGTCAGCTACCGCGGTCTTACCCTCGCACTGCTCAACGATCGCAACATTGCCAGTGGCATCAGCGAGCAGGTGGTTGCCACCCATCATCTCTGGATGTCTCGTCACGAATCGCTCGATGAATTCCACTGCTTGCGGGACACTTTTGCAGTGTGAAAGAACCAGGTGATTCATCTGAGTCCGGGGTTCTTTCTCGGAGCTAATAAATGCATCTCGGAAGACTTCTTCCCGAGGGTAGATCTCCGGATCACGGAACCGGTAATCGGAGTACGAGATGACTACTCCCAATCCATACTCGTTCAAGCCAGAATTCACGCCGAGTTGTGGCTCAACTGAAAAGTCGATTCGTCGGACCCCTCCCTCGCTCGTCTCTATCGAATGGTGGAACTCGCACCCCGCCCAGCAATCAGCAGTCTTCAACAAGAACGATCGGACTTCACCGGCTCGATCCCTTCCTGTGATCGCGCCAATTGTACACATCGATATGCCTCCTAATATCCAGTGCAGAGATTTCATCCCTCGCCGGATGGAACGCTCTTCTGCGACACTTTACTGGATGCTGTGCGATACGCGCTCTACTATAACGAGCGCAGTGGCCTCTCCCCGTAGATCTTCTTCACCAGACGACTCAACTACTGATCCAGGTCTTTTTCAAGAACATCCGAAGACCGGTGAATGACTGCGAGTATCCGCGGAATTTCGACGACAGTGCCTCGATATTGAATTTCGCGTACCACCACCAAGACGGCGAATCCGTCAACAGCATCCGTTGGATCTCGATGTAGAGGCTCCGGCGCTCGTCATGATTGGAAATCGTTTGTGCCTGCACGATGAGTGGGTCAAGCGTGCGATTGTGGTACCCACCAAAGTTGAATGTTCCTTGAGAATGGAACCACGGATAGATGTATCCGTCGGGGCCGGGGCGGAACGTTTGGGGAAAGCCGAAGACCTGATCTCCCTCCTTCCCGCCGGTTTCCGCGGCCTGGCGCGCGGCACTGACGAGGGCTCCCCACTCCATCTGAACGACGTTCACGTTGACGTTCAGCTTGCTCAACGCCTGCTGGATCACCAGCGAGCTGGCCACGCTCTCAGGATATTGGGGCGAGCACTTGATCTCGATCGCGAAGCCGCCGTTTGGATGCCCAGCCTCGGCCAACAGCTTCTTGGCGCCGTCCACATCGGGCGTGAGGTATGGCAGCGTCCGCGGGTCGAGAGACCAATCCGCGAACCCGGTGTTGATGGGCCCCGACGGCACCCCCCCACCGTACACAGCTTTCTGTATGATCTCGCGTGTGTCT of bacterium contains these proteins:
- a CDS encoding integrase core domain-containing protein → MVPTYRHAGQHVRAVLTDGGPESYGRFLTACRELGIEHRRTKPRHAWTNGFVERLQGTILSELWRVAFRRTYYTSVAQLERDLQAYLRFYNRERPHQGYRLQGRTPATLFAGRKVN
- a CDS encoding gamma-glutamyltransferase family protein, translating into MLPHGAAHRPAVCGTRGVVTSAHFLASMAGAEMLLEGGNAMDAAIATAVALNVVEFYRSGLGGAGVMVVSSARRRERLALDFTGFAPHASDPARTAADELQVGPKAALTPGALGGWLAALERFGTMPRDKVFAPAIRLAERGFPLSLRTCDFLRLALPRLAASDEGRRVVRGGGTPRPGAIFVQADMARTLRQIVEGGAGVLYGGPLGRAIANGVEQHGGWLRESDLEAYKPHWQSPLGGNFDGVDLIIPPPPCSGWQILETLHILEGFELKSLGHNSADYLHLFIEAAKLAASDRVAYAHAEQAPVRSLITKAYAGERRLHLDRLRASASGGERFSRDVLPGQVPPGRPDLLAEETTHFATADTDMVVNVTQSLGNMFGSGFMVPGTGVFLNNFLAWTDLDAESPNYLRGGEQIELMMTPVQAFRDDRFALSIGTPGSYGILQTTPQMILNHLVFDLNIQEAIEAPRVCTRRKRAIDVEARIPAAIRSALATRGHEINLLDEHEGWSWTLGGAHGIARDAESGSLAGGADPRRDGYAIAI